Within Bifidobacterium dentium JCM 1195 = DSM 20436, the genomic segment GGCGCGGGCACTTGACGCCATTCCCGGCGAGGTGAACGCAGCATGACCGCCCTGCCTTCAGCCGTGAGCGTCGACTGCCCGGCGAAAACCAATCTGACCTTGCATGTGGGCGCGCCTCGCGCCGAATGGAATGGCCGCCACGAGCTCGACACCATCTATTGCGCAGTCGGCGTATACGATACCGTCACTGTCGCACGTAAAGCGCCAGGAACCGGGTTCTCGCTCAATCTCGAAGGCGCGCATCTGGGTGACCTGGCATCATCCGGCAGCGATATGCGCCGTAATCATGCCGTACTCGCCCTGTTCGCCCTGGCCGAAGCCAGCGGCAATGAACCGGATGTGGCGTTGAGCATCGACAAGCGCATTCCGGTCGGGGCCGGACTTGCCGGCGGTTCTGCCGATGCGGCTGCCACATTGCTGGCGTTGAACAAGCTGTGGAATCTTGATTGGCCGCTGGCCCGACTCCAACAGGTCGCCGCCACCTTGGGCGCCGATATGCCGTTCTGCCTATCGGGAGGGTATGCGCATGGCACAGGATTCGGCGAACGGATCGAGGAACTGCCATCGGACGGTGATACCGTACGCGATCTGACCGACCGAGGTTTTGCCGGACGCTTGCTGGTGGGCGCCTATCGTGCGGAATTACGCACGCCGGAAGTATATGCGACATTCGATCGGATCGGCGCCGAAGAAGGTGATGACAATCATCTGCAGCAGGCTGCGATCTCACTGCATCCCCGTAGCGGGCAGGCCATCGAAGTGGCGCTTGAGGCTGGTGCAAGCCACGCATTCGTCTCGGGCTCGGGACCGTCCGTCATCGCTTTCGTACCGGATGACAGGACATCCGAATCCGTAAGTCTCGCATGGCGGGAGCGGCACGCGGTCGACCGCATCATCGCGGCCCAGGCACCGGCCGTCCCGATTGTGCATATCATTGCGTGACAGTAAGGTTGGTACCAATTGACGTTGGAAAAAGGAACTCGCAAATGACTCAAGCTATCGACGAGCGCGAAGCACGCAAACAGTATGTACGCCGCCGTCAGAAGGTGGTGTTCTCCATCATCGGCGCCATCATGGCCGTGGTCATGGTGATCTCCCTGTTGTTCTTCTTCCACGTCGGTGGCCTGGGCACCGTCAAAACGGCCACGGTGCAACCGAATTACGGCCAACAGGTGCCCTGTGCGGTGAACGAGCAGGACGGTTCCAAAGGCAAGTATGTGGAGAACCGCAACATTACGGTCCGCGTGCTTAACGGCACGAAATTCATCGGCTTCGCCAAAGCGGTCAGCGGCGCGCTGGAAAATCGCGAGTTCAATACCCAGACACCTGACAACTACACCAGTTCCAAGGTGGAACGCACGATAATCTTCTTCGGTAAGAACGCCATCAATCAGGCATATACGGTGAATAGCAACTTCACCGATGCCATGATGGTCATGGACGATCGCACCGACCAACTGATCGACATCGTGGTGGGAGCCACCTTCGATAATCTGCAGGACACCAAGAAGGTGCCGGCCGCAGGCAAGCAGATCGAGAGCTTCGAAGGCTGCGTGGCCGCGGATACGATGACGGATCTGCCGAAGGCCGATCAACACGATCCGGTGAACCCACCGGAGGGCTGAGTGCCAACCGCGGCGTGAAATGAATGCCCGCCTTCCCGATCAGGGGAAGGCGGGCATTCATTTCACTGTTCGGCGTACCAACGATTCAGTTCGGCCACAGCGACATCATGCTCGACCGGACCGTTATCAAGACGGTATTCAAGCATGTGCTTGTAGGCCCTGCCTACCATCGGACCAGGTTCGATGCCCAACAGCTGCATGATCTCGTCACCATTGAGATCCGGCCTGATTGCGTCGAAATCCTCCTTTTTCTTAAGGTCCCGTACACGCTGTTCCATCTCATCCATGGCCGACGAGAAAATCATGGCCTTGCGGCGGTTCTGTGTGGTCGCATCGGCACGTGTCAGACGATTCAGACGCTCATAAAGCGGGCCGGCGTCCTTGACGTAGCGTCGTACCGCGGAATCGGTCCACGGCTCCTCCACATACCCATGGAAGCGTAGATGCAGATTGACCAACTCGCTGACGTCTTCGATCATATGATGGTCGAAACGTAGGGCTTTCAGACGTTTGCGCGTCATTTTCGCGCCGACGGCATCATGATGATGGAAGCTCACCTTGCCGCCCGGTTCGAAACGTCGGGTCTTCGGCTTGCCGATGTCGTGCATGAGCGCCGC encodes:
- a CDS encoding 4-(cytidine 5'-diphospho)-2-C-methyl-D-erythritol kinase, yielding MTALPSAVSVDCPAKTNLTLHVGAPRAEWNGRHELDTIYCAVGVYDTVTVARKAPGTGFSLNLEGAHLGDLASSGSDMRRNHAVLALFALAEASGNEPDVALSIDKRIPVGAGLAGGSADAAATLLALNKLWNLDWPLARLQQVAATLGADMPFCLSGGYAHGTGFGERIEELPSDGDTVRDLTDRGFAGRLLVGAYRAELRTPEVYATFDRIGAEEGDDNHLQQAAISLHPRSGQAIEVALEAGASHAFVSGSGPSVIAFVPDDRTSESVSLAWRERHAVDRIIAAQAPAVPIVHIIA
- a CDS encoding LytR C-terminal domain-containing protein, which encodes MTQAIDEREARKQYVRRRQKVVFSIIGAIMAVVMVISLLFFFHVGGLGTVKTATVQPNYGQQVPCAVNEQDGSKGKYVENRNITVRVLNGTKFIGFAKAVSGALENREFNTQTPDNYTSSKVERTIIFFGKNAINQAYTVNSNFTDAMMVMDDRTDQLIDIVVGATFDNLQDTKKVPAAGKQIESFEGCVAADTMTDLPKADQHDPVNPPEG